The proteins below are encoded in one region of Silene latifolia isolate original U9 population chromosome 2, ASM4854445v1, whole genome shotgun sequence:
- the LOC141641523 gene encoding protein FAR1-RELATED SEQUENCE 5-like, translating into MKIAVPAVFKTAAHRYCMWHIMQKLPEKVGTTVTKETDFVSRMNSIVWDSDLEPFDFEEKWSALIEEFHLEDNGWLTYMFNKRQQQPNVKESMNSFFKRFENPRGTLVEFWLRFQSAMDQQRYTQKSLDRDSDLSLPVTKTMLHLEIHASTVYTHALFYEFQKQCVSSLNSCSGDSSRDSTTRFLDVEDAILRTTYLSI; encoded by the exons tgtggcacatcatgcagaaattacctgaaaaggtagGCACGACAGTGACCAAAGAGACAGATTTTGTAAGCCGTATGAATTCTATTGTCTGGGATTCTGACCTAGAGCCTTTTGATTTTGAAGAGAAGTGGTCTGCATTGATCGAGGAGTTTCATCTGGAAGATAATGGATGGTTGACATATATGTTTAACAAGAGGCAAC AACAACCCAACGTTAAAGAGAGCATGAACAGCTTCTTCAAGCGGTTCGAGAATCCTCGCGGCACACTTGTGGAATTTTGGTTGCGCTTCCAAAGTGCTATGGATCAGCAAAGATACACCCAAAAGTCCCTTGATAGAGACAGTGATCTCTCTCTACCTGTAACCAAAACCATGCTTCATCTTGAGATTCATGCATCCACTGTGTACACACACGCACTCTTTTATGAATTCCAAAAGCAGTGTGTCTCTTCTTTGAATTCATGTAGCGGAGATTCTTCAAGGGATTCCACTACAAGGTTTCTTGATGTTGAAGATGCAATATTGCGTACTACGTATCTTAGCATTTAA
- the LOC141641522 gene encoding protein FAR1-RELATED SEQUENCE 5-like: MASNIWDRKIFSGSLKPAYGIGYLHLAALLLSGIEINTTNATTFSTPTVASETGENTIHNLGLRYTPGGSEEWNRMVENGFKPALGLMFVKLEEAIEFYNLYAVACGFIPRKYTQTRFRDGLIDKKSMKRKKKRKRSVEPKKTKITRFGCKAKIRFCAVFNDLKELIGYAIDTFYEGHNHKLCSLKEREFQKNVRTLNLYMKQTIVNNCKLNIGATKTFRILAEQSNGYANIGASLNDFKNFKRNIKCYIGENDADMILDYLKALSQSQDGFYYAYQVDEDNCLAKLFWADAQARMNYSLFEDTITFDPTYGTNKYRMAFTPFTSVLTTTKNR; encoded by the exons ATGGCATCAAATATCTGG GATAGGAAGATTTTTTCTGGAAGCTTGAAGCCTGCTTATGGCATCGGTTATCTTCATTTG GCTGCCCTTCTTTTGTCAG GCATTGAAATTAATACTACCAATGCAACAACTTTTTCTACACCTACTGTTGCGTCTGAAACAGGAGAAAATACTATCCATAATCTGGGATTGAGATATACTCCAGGTGGCAGTGAGGAGTGGAATAGGATGGTAGAAAATGGTTTCAAACCTGCTCTGGGGTTAATGTTTGTAAAGCTGGAGGAGGCAATAGAGTTTTACAATTTATATGCTGTGGCTTGTGGTTTCATACCAAGGAAGTACACACAAACAAGATTCCGTGATGGTTTGATAGACAAAAAATCAATG aagagaaaaaaaaagaggaaaaggtCTGTAGagccaaagaaaacaaaaataacaagatttGGTTGCAAGGCAAAAATACGGTTTTGTGCTGTATTCAATGACCTTAAGGAGCTAATAGGGTATGCTATTGATACGTTTTATGAAGGTCATAATCACAAGCTCTGCTCACTCAAAGAACGGGAATTCCAGAAAAACGTAAGAACACTTAACCTTTACATGAAGCAgacaattgttaacaattgtaAACTCAACATCGGGGCTACCAAGACTTTTAGAATTCTGGCGGAACAATCAAATGGGTATGCAAACATTGGTGCATCTCTCAATGATTTCAAGAACTTCaaaagaaatattaaatgttatatagGTGAGAATGATGCTGACATGATTCTCGATTATTTAAAGGCGCTTTCTCAATCGCAAGATGGCTTTTACTATGCTTACCAAGTTGATGAGGATAATTGTTTGGCTAAACTCTTTTGGGCAGATGCACAAGCAAGAATGAATTATTCCTTGTTTGAGGACACCATCACCTTTGATCCTACTTACGGTACTAACAAGTACCGCATGGCCTTCACCCCATTCACATCGGTGTTGACAACCACAAAAAATCGCTGA